From the genome of Thermoflexus hugenholtzii, one region includes:
- a CDS encoding superoxide dismutase, producing MAHTLPPLPYPYDALEPYIDAQTMEIHHTRHHQAYVNNLNAALEKYPELQDVPVETLLRNLPSVPEDIREAVRNNGGGHLNHSMFWTLMKPGGGGEPSGALAEAIAKAFGSFANFKELFTKAALGRFGSGWAWLSMTAFGKLVVHSTPNQDNPVMEGLIPLLGLDVWEHAYYLKYQNRRADYVQAWWNVVNWDQVAANYAKALEAIRTGVRA from the coding sequence CGTTGCCTTACCCGTATGATGCCCTCGAGCCTTACATCGACGCACAGACGATGGAGATCCACCACACCCGACACCACCAGGCGTATGTCAACAACCTGAACGCCGCCCTGGAGAAATATCCCGAGCTCCAGGACGTGCCGGTGGAGACCCTCCTGCGCAACCTCCCCAGCGTCCCCGAGGACATCCGGGAGGCGGTGCGCAACAACGGCGGCGGCCATCTGAACCACAGCATGTTCTGGACATTGATGAAGCCAGGCGGGGGCGGGGAGCCGAGCGGCGCCCTGGCCGAGGCCATCGCCAAGGCCTTCGGGAGCTTCGCCAACTTCAAGGAGCTCTTCACCAAGGCGGCCCTGGGCCGCTTCGGCAGCGGCTGGGCCTGGCTCAGCATGACCGCCTTCGGGAAGCTGGTGGTGCACTCCACCCCGAACCAGGACAACCCGGTGATGGAAGGCCTGATCCCCCTGCTGGGCCTGGACGTCTGGGAGCATGCCTACTACCTGAAATACCAGAACCGGCGGGCGGATTACGTCCAGGCCTGGTGGAACGTGGTGAACTGGGATCAGGTGGCCGCCAACTACGCGAAGGCCCTCGAGGCCATCCGCACCGGCGTCCGCGCCTGA